A genomic window from Megalobrama amblycephala isolate DHTTF-2021 linkage group LG2, ASM1881202v1, whole genome shotgun sequence includes:
- the LOC125258518 gene encoding uncharacterized protein LOC125258518, whose translation MELTLTETKEKETLWGAALIDQVDPTRCSSLTRLCGVVGYVRRAVKKWLAHVGRASKPAKWEAVLTVKERKAAFEDLCLAAQNGVTFPVTTLDRLVVSRDEASGLLRCHGRVQALTQGEIGVPLVPYKAWISTLLVREAHETNHEGVAGTLLRVRSKAWVVMGSRIARNVVDSCMHCRKIKARMCKQVMSELPLERTKPAAPFEFTTLDLFGPYVVKDTVRRRAEMKVWGVVFSCMASRAVHADIVEDLSTEGFLKAYQRFTALRGHPRKLWSDQGTNFVGARPVLQELYEFLSNIDKDQIQKKAVVGGTDWTWVFHPADSPHRNGAAEAAVGVLKRALSSVGKECNLTALEFQTLLYLAANLSNERPIGARAQVQDETVEVITPNSLLLGRAGPNGDSRGFEYPTYPVVRLRTIQIEVDKFWKRWSQLAGPNLYIRQKWHAPARNVAVGDLVWLADQNALRGQFRLGRVVEVCPDARGVVRDVRVATCRSCPVSGGQFKRNRGEENYPSTILHRDVRRLVVLLPVEEQ comes from the coding sequence ATGGAATTGACCTTAACTGAGACTAAGGAGAAGGAGACTCTGTGGGGAGCCGCGCTCATAGACCAAGTGGATCCAACAAGGTGCAGTTCTCTTACTAGACTTTGTGGAGTAGTTGGTTATGTCCGCAGAGCTGTAAAGAAGTGGTTGGCCCATGTAGGCAGGGCCTCCAAGCCAGCAAAGTGGGAGGCAGTATTGACAGTAAAGGAACGCAAAGCTGCATTCGAAGACCTGTGCTTAGCCGCCCAGAATGGAGTTACGTTTCCTGTGACGACGCTAGACAGACTCGTTGTCAGTAGGGATGAGGCTTCAGGGCTACTGAGATGTCATGGTAGAGTCCAGGCTTTGACCCAAGGAGAGATTGGTGTACCCTTGGTTCCCTACAAGGCGTGGATCAGCACTCTTCTCGTGAGAGAGGCCCATGAAACTAATCACGAAGGGGTTGCTGGCACACTCCTCCGTGTGAGGTCTAAAGCATGGGTGGTGATGGGTTCAAGGATTGCCAGAAATGTTGTTGattcttgtatgcattgtcgGAAGATCAAAGCAAGAATGTGCAAACAGGTGATGAGTGAACTTCCCCTTGAACGAACTAAACCAGCCGCACCATTTGAGTTTACGACGTTAGACCTTTTCGGTCCTTATGTTGTTAAAGATACTGTAAGACGAAGAGCGGAGATGAAAGTCTGGGGCGTGGTATTCAGCTGTATGGCTTCGAGAGCAGTACATGCTGACATTGTGGAAGATCTGTCGACGGAAGGATTCCTGAAAGCATACCAGCGCTTCACAGCTCTTAGGGGTCACCCAAGAAAGCTCTGGTCGGACCAAGGGACCAACTTTGTGGGTGCCAGACCTGTGTTACAGGAGCTTTATGAGTTCCTAAGTAACATCGACAAGGATCAGATCCAGAAGAAGGCAGTAGTTGGAGGAACCGACTGGACGTGGGTGTTTCACCCGGCTGACTCTCCTCATCGAAATGGAGCAGCCGAGGCAGCAGTTGGTGTACTTAAGAGAGCTTTAAGTAGTGTTGGCAAGGAATGTAATCTGACAGCACTGGAATTCCAGACCCTTCTGTACCTGGCTGCTAATCTGTCAAATGAGAGACCTATCGGTGCCAGAGCTCAGGTACAAGATGAGACCGTGGAAGTAATCACTCCCAACTCGCTTCTGCTCGGTCGCGCAGGACCCAATGGGGACTCCCGAGGTTTTGAGTATCCAACTTACCCTGTCGTGCGTCTAAGAACAATCCAGATTGAGGTTGATAAATTCTGGAAGCGATGGAGCCAGCTGGCAGGTCCAAACCTCTATATCCGCCAGAAGTGGCACGCGCCTGCTAGAAATGTTGCAGTGGGTGATCTGGTATGGTTAGCTGATCAGAACGCACTGAGGGGTCAGTTCAGGCTGGGTCGAGTTGTGGAGGTGTGTCCTGATG